GCCCACGCCGTCCCGGCGACCAAGCCTGCCATGACGATCGCGACGAGGACTCTCAGTGGGCGGCACATCTCACATGCCCTTGAATTGGGTTTCTGATGTGGGTATCGGCTCAGATGTGTTAGCAATCCTATGGAAGTATAGCAGAGAAGCGGGACCGAGCCGGTTCACTGGGACCCCCATAGCAACGGTGCGCACTGACTAGCTACGATCGCTGGCCGGCGAGTCGGTCGAATTCCAGGCGGTCAAAAAGGATGTGAAAATTGAGTTGCTATCCTGTCGATCCAGTTGAGAATTAAAAGTACGCGTCCCAGGGGTCAAAAAGAACTGGTTTTGAACCCACAGTGTCCTAGGAATTATTTCCCCAGCACCACTTTATTGAAGAGCTGCTTGACGGCCATCTTCCGATATCGGGCGGCCAACGTGATAGTTGATTCCAGCGGCGCGGATTTCCGTCAGAAACTGCTCGATGGCCAGAAGGTCCATAAATCTTGTGACCGTACCTGTCTGACACGGAAGCTGGCCTGCGAGGGCGCGGCCGATGGTGATCAATGGGAACGAAGGGATTTTCTGACCATCATCGCCGGCGGAGAATTGTTGACAATGGATGACTAGGTCTGATCCATGCCGATGAGTGGTCGTCACCTCAAGCCATCCCAGGGTGCTGCCGAAGTGGCTCAACAACAACGGATGTCCTCTGAACAGGAGGGCACTCCACAGTGGATCTATCCATTGTGGCGTGATGCGTTGGAGTAGACCGATGAGGCGGACCACATGATGAATCCACCAAAATTCAAGGCTGACTTGGAAACAGACCTCTACCGCCTTAAACCAGAGAGGCAAGAAATGGTCGTCAGGGGATTCGATGAGACTAAACGGGTGCCGTCTGGAGTCGAAGGGGCTCGAATAGGTGGAAGACGTGCTCCAAGTCCACTCCGGTGTCGAAGAGCCATTTCGCATGGCTTGAAATGGATGTCTCAACGCATGAATCAGATATTCGATAACCCCTTTCCCCTTTGGATTTTGGTTTCCGATAAACATCCGGATGGAGATCCGTTCAACTGGCCCGTATCGGGACTCAGCCATTCGAGTGAGGAGGGAGGTCATGGAGGGTAGACTCGACGCTCCACAGATCACTATCCGATCGACAGGTGGATAGGAGGCCATGAGTTGGGCGGCTGTCTCGAGATAGCCGGGGTCATCTCCCAAATCGGCATAATGGAGGCCATGTTCAAGGGCGAGCCGCAGCGGATGGAGGGGGTGAGCACTGAACGGGCCCGCACAATGAAAGACCGCATGCGCACCGTCCATCAGACTCCGCACCTCACTCCGACATTGAACATCACCCCATAAAGGAGAGACGGAAGGCTTGAACTCTTGAGCGAGGGCTATGGCTTGCTGTTTGGTTCGACAGACCGCCCCGATATTGAGTCCATCCAGAGTCGCGAGTCCCTTGATGATTCGCCGACCGAATACCCCGTTTGCGCCAAAAATGAGTAATCGGCAGGGTGCGGTTTGAGAAAAACGCATGGCTGAATGGTCGTCACGCATTTGTTTGTGGACCGCACAGCTTCAATAGGAGCTGTCCGCGAAGCAGGCCGAACGTCTAGCGAAAATGACGGTCAAATTCTGAGGCATAGGTCCGTCCTAGAGCGTTGGCCTTCTGATCGAGCCAGTCGCTCAGCCGAGTGGTTCCTCTCGGTCGGTCTTTCGCAACAAGGAGATTGGCCATCAAGGCCCCCAGTTCGTCACGGGTCAGAACGACATCATCGACCAACAAGCCGATCACTTTGAGAAGCGCCAGAGACACGCTGGGACTCGCGTGAAAGAGAAGCGTTCTGCTGCCAATCTTTTGAGCGATCAGCTGCACCATTTCCTTGAATGTGAACGTATCAGGGCCTGCCGCATCTATGGTTGTGTTCTCAGGAGTCCGGGCTCCTTCGACCGCAAGTGTCGCCACGTCTTCGACAAATATGGGCTGCAGGCGGTAGTCGACCGGTGCGGGAATGGCAAAAATCGGAAACCGTCTCAGGAGCCATGCAATGTTGTTGACGAGGATTTCTTCTTCGCCGCCAAACACCAAAGTTGGCCGGATGATCGCATAGGGCAACTTTGATTGGCGAATGGCCTTCTCGAGCACGGCCTTCCCTCTGAAATAGGGAAACGGTGCTTCTTCGGATGGATTCGAGACGCTCAGGTGAACAATCTTTCGAACACCGGCCTCCTCAGCTGCCTTGATCAACTGTTTGGTATTTTCGACAGCGCTATCGAACGAGACCGTGTCGTAATCAAAACGGACCCAGTAGGTGTTGAAGAGCGTTGTGGCTCCCTGAAGGCAGGTGACCAGGGCTTTTTGGTTCTCGAAATTCCATGGCGCAATGGTGATCTGCTTGCCAAATGGGTTGGGGCGATTGGGATGGCCCGTCAGGATGAGGACCTTCTTTCCCTCCGCAACAAGTCGTCGCGTGATGTATTTGCCTATATAGCTGAGTCCCCCTGTCACAATATTCAGTTCAGGCACTGAGTCCTCTCCCAGAAATACGGTGGCTCTCCGGCTCCGATTCAAACCTTTTTAAACATTTGTTTTTGGACCAGCTGGAAGGATACGTCAAAGCTCAGGATAAATCGACATCTGTGGTTCTGAACTGGAGAGAGGTTTTTGATCCTTGGACATGGAATTGCTATCTCAAAGTAATTCCGAACGTGAACGTTCTTTCTTCTATACCGTCAGGGGAATCCGATCCGACATCAAGCATCGGCCTTGGGTTGTGATAGATTTGTGATAGAAATAGGAGCAAAGGGTAGAATCGACAAGAACCAATAGAATCACTGTAAGCGAGCTAACCGCTTGGTCAGCAAAAGAAATGGGGAAACCAGGTTGCAGATCAAGCCGTTAGAGAAACTGCCCTATTTACACTCTTAATCAGCGGGCCGTAGGTTCGACCCCTACACGGCCCACCAATATCAACCACTTACCGTTTCAGGTTCCCTGCCGACAGAGCCGGCTATGATGAAGTAAGTTACCAGCTTGATCCGATCCAGCACTTCTATACCACCCCGAAAATTTTCCGGATAGTGATGGGGATATCGCTGTGCTGTGTCATCGTAGGTGACTTATGCCACAACAGCCGCTCCACCTCAAAACTCGCAACATCCAATTCAAAATTCCACATCGCGACCTGCCGGAGCCTTATTCGGTAGTACTTCGCAGGGAGGGTCAATCAAGTGCGGAACATCTGTCGAGCGCGCTCTATCAGGACCCGAACCAGAAGCACGCTTTGGTTTGACAGTCTTGGACCTGACCTCTAAGTTTACAAAAGGCTGCACTAGTTTGAGCTGTGGCACTAATTGATCAAGGTTCATATTGGTGAGCATGCTTCAACGAAGATCGCCAACCGTTCATTCCATCCTTCCACCGTCAAGAGAAATTCCCCGCCGACCTCTTGGGAAAACTGGCGTTGAAGTGTCCGTTCTCGCCCTAGGAGGTGCCCACTTAGGTCGCATTGACTGTGAAAAGAACGCCATCAAGCTTATCCATGAAGCAATAGCTGCCGGGCTCACCTTCTTTGACAACGCTTGGGAATATCATGACGGACGTAGTGAAGACTGGATGGGGAAGGCTCTCGTTGGTCGACGGCACAAGGTCTTCGTCATGACCAAGGTGTGCACTCATGGCCGCAACAAAAAGCTGGCTTTCAAGCAACTCGAGGAATCCTTGCGGCGCCTACGAACAGACTACATCGATCTCTGGCAGATTCACGAGGTGATTTACCCTGATGAGCCTCATCAGCATTTTAGTCCAAACGGAAGTATCGAAGCATTGATGGAGGCAAAGCGTCAAGGCAAGGTTCGCTTCGTCGGATTTACGGGTCATAAGGATCCCGCAATCCATCTGAAGATGTTGCAGTATGGCTTCCCTTGGGATACTTGCCAACTACCACTGAACGTGTTTGATGGCACCTTTCGAAGCTTTGAGCGTACCGTCTTACCTGAGCTGATCCGGTTGAGTATCGCTCCTCTTGCGATGAAGACCCTGAGCGGCAACGGAGATCCTATCAGGCAAGGCATACTCACGGCGGAGGAGGCGTTACGTTATGTCCTCAGTCTTCCAATTGCCTCTGTCGTCAGTGGAGTTGATTCACTGGAAGTGTTGCACCAGAATGTCAGGATAGCGCACCAATTCACCCCTATGACCGAAGACGAGATGGAGGCCCTGAGGCGGCGGGTCGAATCTTACGCAACGGATGGGCGATTTGAAGGGTTCAAATCCTCGGACATTTATGACAGTGCAATAGGGAGAGAGCAACACAGAGAGAGGGCAGCTTAAATTTTCTCCTTTTGCCCGGTCCTCTTCAGCTGTTGGTCGTTGGTGCTCCGTTTCATCACTACACGGCCCACCACATAATCAATCCACGAGAGAAGGCTCGCTGCCGATGGAGTGATGGCTCATGATCCTCATTCCCCGCTGGCGCGAGAGTACGATCTGAGGGTTCGTCGCACGAGGCACCATGCGACCCCTATCGCGAGCGTAAGAAGAACCAGCAGTGTCACCACAACCAGTGTTCGATGCATCAAAGGGGAAAGCTGGTTCCATTCTTCTCCGCCGATGTACCCGATTCCAATAAAGCTCGTCGACCAGATCAAGGCTCCAGTATAGGCAAACCGGGCAAATACCGTCGGAGGAAGCAGCGCGGCGCCCAAGATCAAGGCGCCAAGGTGACGGAGTCCGGGGATGAAATAGGCCACGAGAAGGGAATACCTCCCCCAGCGTTCAACCCATTGCTGCGCTTTGGCCAGGTGGTCTGGTCGAAGGTGAAACAGGTAGCCGAATTTGAGGAGTGCGGGAAGCCCGACAAACCGGCCGAGCGCATAGCTGATGGTAATGCCGCTGGCACTCCCCAAGAAGGCGGTAACCACCGCCGGCTCAAGCTGCAGCGTCCCTTTGAAGCTGAGATAGCCGACGAAAATGAGTAATGACTCGTCTGAAATTGGGAGACCCACGATGCCCAGCATCAGCAGAGTGAAGATCGCTCCGTACCGGTAGCGGCCAATCCAATCGAATCCAGCTTCCATGACAAGCCCTAGCTATGCTCTGGTGTCATCTCAAGACCAGAGCCTTTCCTTGGAAAGCGAAGGGAAGCCATCATAGATCTCGCCTTTGAGCAGGTGCGACCATTACGACACGATAGATCAGGCTGAGGTTCACCAGGCCAGATTTGCCAGAATGCTGTGTTCTAACTGGAACCTTTAACTCTTGGCTTTGCGATCAGGGTTCACGGCCAGATAATCCTTGATGAACTGATCCGTTTTTTGGAGAACTTGGGTCTCGATATGCTTGACATTGTCATCGGCGACCGTGCTGATCGACCCAAATTTCATCCAAGTCACGGCGGAGAGTTCTGCTCCTTCTCGGCTTTCCAGGCGAACACGTTGCGTCAGATACATGTCGATGGAGTAAAAATAGCGGCCGATGCGATCATGGAGCGTATCCACTCGAATCATCAGTGTTGCCGCAGTCGGAGTTTTGAGTCGCTCGCGTTCGGTCACTACACTCACCCCCGCCTTCTGAAGGCGCTGCTTGATGTCTTTTTGGAGAGCACTTGTCTGAAGCCCTAACTGTTCAATCTCAACATCCAAAGGATCGACGAGAACCTCCACTCCCGTCACCCCCTTCAACGCCTCAAGATCAGGAGGTTCGGCAGGTTGCTCGGCAAAACCCGTGGTTGAGGCAAGGACGATTGTGATGACCCCCACACTCAGAAGGAGAGAGGGGATACGGAGCGGTACGTACGCGAGATGATTCATGGTCATGCCTCCTTCCCAATTCGTAAATATCCTACGCCCCTTGTTCGCCTCTGTCAGCCTTGACACCTTTCTACAGACAGCCTAGCCTTGCGTCGACAGCAGACAATCCGGTCGTATCCATCGTTGTGGCTCACAAATCGAAACAGAATGTTGCTCGATGGGGAGAACCAGCGCACCTCACATGCCTGATCGGAAGGAAGGCTCTTATGGACCTCCGCCGCCACCAGCGCTTTCCTGTGCATTTTCACAGCATGCTCTCTGGTCCCAAGCTTAGCGAATCGACTGGTACCATCGTAAACCTGTCGGAGGGTGGCTGCTGTGTCGAGACCAAGAGCCAGGTATATACAGGTATTCAATTGGCCCTGCGCCTTCACGTGCCTGGCGAAGAAGCGCCAATCCGTGTCGAACAGGCGGCGGTACGCTGGACCCGCGGCCACGAATTGGGTGTGGGCTTCATCACCCTGACTCCACCACACAAGGAACGATTAAGCCACTTCCTCGAGCGATTAAAGCGAGAGCAACAGGCTTGAAAATCACCCTTTGATGCCGAACAGGAACTGCTTAACCCTGTGGAGTGCTGTATTCGTCTTATGGACGCTCCCCGCTGAGACAGCCGCGTTGAGAAGCCAGGTCGACACCGTTCTAGACGGTAATATTCTCGATGTCTTCCACCAGGGCAAGACGAAACGGATACCGATTAACGGGATTGACTGTCCCGAAAAGGGTTAAACCTAGGGGGAACAAGCGAAGTACGTTATCTCCGACATACTGGTCGGGAAGGAAGTCCTGCTCAATACCTACGGCCCCGACAAGAACGGGCGGAAAATTGCCGATATGCTCCTGCGGCATGGCACCAACGTCAGCTTTAAGTTCGTCAAAGAGGGGTACTGTCGGTGGGATCGAAAATATGCGCCGGGGAACAGGAAATTCGAAAAGCTGGAACAAGAAGCCCGGCAGGGCAAGAAGGGATTGTGGGCAGAATCCAACCCGGTGCCTCCGTGGGAGTGGCGAAAGAAGAAGAAGTAACCCGGTAGTCTTATCGGTCGACGAATTTCATTCGCTCTGAGCAGCTGGCCCACGCTCATCACAGCAGACCTCATCATCTTTCATACGCTTTTCACCGGCACCCCTACGCCTGTTCTGTGCAAGATCCTCAATATGTTATCAGCTTATTTTCAATGGCTTCCGGCGTTAGCGCTCCAGAATTATCCCTAGATGCTCACATCTTAAATTATTAGTAATACAATCGTAACACTGGGCCCTTATCCTTCCCTTCGAACTCCCGATGTTCTCACACTCTCACTGCCGCCGTGAATCGATAACTGTGGTGGTCACATGACAACTTTCTCCTTGAAAAAGATCTTGATTGTCGAAGATGAAGAAGACATCGCGCAGCTGGTGAAACACTATCTCGAAAAAGAAGGGTTTCGAACAGCGATCGCCAAAACGGGAATCGAAGGCCTCAGGTCCATCAAGAGCGAATTCCCCGACATGGTCATTCTGGATCTGATGCTCCCGGAAATGGACGGGCTGGAAGTCTGCAAGAAAATTCGGAGTCTTCCGGACACGGTCATGCTTCCTGTCCTGATGTTGACCGCAAAAGCCGAAGAGTCTGACACCATCATCGGCCTTGAACTGGGAGCCGATGACTATGTCACCAAACCATTCAGCCCCAAGGCGTTAGTATCGCGAGTCAAAGCCTTGTTCCGCCGATTGGAGCGCGCCGATGATTCAACCCAATCCTCTTACTCCTACGGTCCGTTGCTCATGGACCTCTCACGGCATGAGGTTTTGATTGACGGGCAGGAGATTCCTTTGACGACGAAGGAATTCGGATTGCTCGAACATCTCCTGCATCAGCCCGGTCGGGTGTTGACCCGCGACGTGCTCTTAAATGCGGTGTGGGGCTACAATTACTACGGTACGACCAGAACGGTCGATGTCCACATTCGTCGGCTCAAGCAGAAACTCCCTTTCCTGAATGAGGCGATTCTCTCCGTCAAATCACTTGGGTATAAGCTCAAATACATCAACGCATCCGAATGATTCCCTTATAAACCTTGGTTGTAGCTCGCGCCGCGGTATCGAGTAAGCCCGCTTATATCCCCGCTCGATTGTGTTGAATTTCTGTAACGTCCGCCATCAATACCTCATCCCAAATTAACCCCCGTTTCACGAGGAATTTACCCTTCTGTTACATGGCCACGCCAGGCTTAGAGAGGCGACCCATGATCTACAGGAGGGAACGAATATGGCTGCTCAAACCGTAGAGCAAGGGCATACATCCAATCTATCGGTCACGCTTGCGAAATCGGCCTTTGAAGTACGGGAGGCCCAACGACTCCGCTATCAGGTCTTCGTAGAGGAATGTGGCGCTCGTCTGGAGTCGCCCACAGTGGGGATCGATGAAGATGAGTTCGATTCCTCCTGCGAGCATTTGATTGTCCGCGACCAAGACACCGATCAGGTCGTCGGCACCTATCGAATCTTGACGTCATGGAAGGCGAAGGAGTTGGGTCGATTTTATTCCGAAAGCGAGTTCGATCTGACCAAACTTCGTCCATTGCTCCCCCGGGTCGTCGAGGTCGGACGATCGTGCATCCACCCCGACTATCGACGTGGAGGCGTCATTACCTTGCTGTGGGCCGGGTTGGCTCGTTTCATGCTGACCGGCGGATATGAGTACCTGATGGGCTGCGCGAGCATCAGCCTGGCCGATGGCGGAAGCAGTGCGACGGAAGCGTACCTCAGCTTGCGAAGAGAACATCTGAGCCCGGAATATTGGCGAGTTACACCTCATCGTCCGTTCCCCGTCGCACCAGGCATCGTCGTCGGCAAGCCGATCCTCCCGCCACTCATCAAGGGATATGTCCGGTTAGGAGCCTATATCTGCGGAGAGCCGGCATGGGATCAACAGTTCAACACCGCCGACCTCTTCATGTTACTGCCGATGTCGCGAATGGACCAGCGATACGCGCGCCATTTTATGGGAACCACATGTCTCGCCCAACCCTCAGCCGCATAAAGCAAGCAGGCCGAATACTCCGCCTGGTCAATCACCTGGCGAAGGGCGTTCTCCTCGTGTGGATCGTCTTCCCTCACGTCAACTCAACCCAACGCGACGCCATCATCGTCGAGTGGTCGCAAGAGATGCTGGGGATCTTACACGCACGTCTCCGATTGTTAGGCGACGTTCCTCCAGTGACGCTGTCTTCGGTGCTCTTTGCAGCCAACCATATCTCTTGGCTGGATATCTTGGCCATCAACGCTTTCCGGAGAGTCCGATTCGTGGCAAAAGCTGAGGTTCGGCAGTTGCCGATCGTCGGCTGGCTTGCCGCCCGAGCGGGGACGACGTTTATCCGTCGATCGCGCAGCTATGAGTTGACCCGTGTGGCCAAGACAGTCAGCCGTTCATTGCGCAAAGGACACTGCGTCGCCCTGTTCCCGGAGGGCACGACGTCCGACGGGACCTCCCTACGACCGTTTCATTCGGGATTGTTCGAATCCGCGATCGATGCGGAGGCCACTGTCTGGCCGGTGGGCCTTCGTTACCCGGGGCCTGACGGGACAGCCGACGTTGGGGCGGCTTTCCTCGGTGAAGATTCCCTGATCGCTTCGATGCTTCGCATCGTGGCTCGACCTGCAACGGAAATCCAGATGTGGTTCGCTCCGCCGTTAATTGCCGCCGGCTCGACTCGACGGGAACTCGCTCAGCAAGCGGAGGATGTAATCGCACGATGGGTCGAGGGCTCTCGCGGTCGGGCCGATGTCCCAGCCAGACTCCATATCATGGTAACCGATCCATGCTCCCCTCCGCTCTCCACCGCTTGATTTCTCTCTCGCCTGACGGCATGATTTTGCATCCGTTCCATCATGTCTCCAACCACACGACTCCGGCACGGCCGCCACTCAACGACGAGTATCGCGCTCCTGTTCACAGTTTGCTTATCGTGCGTGTCCGCTTGCGCCGCACCGCGTGTTGAAGAGTTCGAATCCAGCATTGGCACCGCCACGCAAGACGAACTAATTCACCGGTTCGGCTACCCACAGCGCCTCAAGCAAGCATCGAACGGAACTGAGATTTGGGACTATGAATTCCTGGCCGGACGATCTCGATGTGTCGGCTACCGCGTGCATTTCGATCAAGACCGTCGATCTCAACGATGGGAGCCCCGCGACTGCCAGAATGACAAACGCTAGGCGTACCTGTATCCAACCTATGACGGCAGAGAAGCGGTTCGCACAGATCAATGGGAGGCTAAAATTTGGATTTCGACGGCGTCTGAGCCGCTTCTTTCCCCGTGAGGCTCGCATCGAGGGGTTCTTTGATTTGCAATCCGATGTCTTGCAATGCCTTGCCATACATCGCGCAATATTCCCGTGCACGCACCGGTGTCTGTTCGTACTTCTCTAGACAGGCCCGATACGACTTCATCAGCAGCGTCGCTTCATTGTAGACCGCCGTGGCCGCTTCTTCCTGCCGGAACTGCTGGCATTGTATGGCAGCTTCCCGATCGAGCAACGTCTCGCCAGGCATTTTCCCACACGTGATGTCGATGTACTTCTGCGGCCGCGCACAACTTGCTGCGATAAAAGCCAGTGCACAGGATATGACGATACTGCACAACCCCTTGAGCATGTGCTGCATTGGAATCCCTTTGGCAGTTAATACCGATCCCCCGGAACAGCCGGGGCGCACGCTTCCACCCTGGGCATCCTCATCCTCGCTCCATTCCATTACACCCATGGTAAGGCCGTGTTACAAGTTCGTTAACTTCCTATGATTTAAACAACCACGCCGTGCGCAATACGCTCCGATCTCCCCGTTTTCATAGGGAATCGCCTCTTCTTGGCTTCCCATACCTGGGCAGACAAGTGTTACGCAGACTTGATCCGGCACTGATCGATCAGTGCGGCGGATCTTGTAGAAGTACTAGGAGAGTGAGGCGAAACCGATGCG
The nucleotide sequence above comes from Nitrospiraceae bacterium. Encoded proteins:
- a CDS encoding GNAT family N-acyltransferase yields the protein MAAQTVEQGHTSNLSVTLAKSAFEVREAQRLRYQVFVEECGARLESPTVGIDEDEFDSSCEHLIVRDQDTDQVVGTYRILTSWKAKELGRFYSESEFDLTKLRPLLPRVVEVGRSCIHPDYRRGGVITLLWAGLARFMLTGGYEYLMGCASISLADGGSSATEAYLSLRREHLSPEYWRVTPHRPFPVAPGIVVGKPILPPLIKGYVRLGAYICGEPAWDQQFNTADLFMLLPMSRMDQRYARHFMGTTCLAQPSAA
- a CDS encoding NmrA family NAD(P)-binding protein gives rise to the protein MPELNIVTGGLSYIGKYITRRLVAEGKKVLILTGHPNRPNPFGKQITIAPWNFENQKALVTCLQGATTLFNTYWVRFDYDTVSFDSAVENTKQLIKAAEEAGVRKIVHLSVSNPSEEAPFPYFRGKAVLEKAIRQSKLPYAIIRPTLVFGGEEEILVNNIAWLLRRFPIFAIPAPVDYRLQPIFVEDVATLAVEGARTPENTTIDAAGPDTFTFKEMVQLIAQKIGSRTLLFHASPSVSLALLKVIGLLVDDVVLTRDELGALMANLLVAKDRPRGTTRLSDWLDQKANALGRTYASEFDRHFR
- a CDS encoding thermonuclease family protein, with product MLNTYGPDKNGRKIADMLLRHGTNVSFKFVKEGYCRWDRKYAPGNRKFEKLEQEARQGKKGLWAESNPVPPWEWRKKKK
- a CDS encoding response regulator transcription factor; translated protein: MTTFSLKKILIVEDEEDIAQLVKHYLEKEGFRTAIAKTGIEGLRSIKSEFPDMVILDLMLPEMDGLEVCKKIRSLPDTVMLPVLMLTAKAEESDTIIGLELGADDYVTKPFSPKALVSRVKALFRRLERADDSTQSSYSYGPLLMDLSRHEVLIDGQEIPLTTKEFGLLEHLLHQPGRVLTRDVLLNAVWGYNYYGTTRTVDVHIRRLKQKLPFLNEAILSVKSLGYKLKYINASE
- a CDS encoding saccharopine dehydrogenase NADP-binding domain-containing protein gives rise to the protein MRFSQTAPCRLLIFGANGVFGRRIIKGLATLDGLNIGAVCRTKQQAIALAQEFKPSVSPLWGDVQCRSEVRSLMDGAHAVFHCAGPFSAHPLHPLRLALEHGLHYADLGDDPGYLETAAQLMASYPPVDRIVICGASSLPSMTSLLTRMAESRYGPVERISIRMFIGNQNPKGKGVIEYLIHALRHPFQAMRNGSSTPEWTWSTSSTYSSPFDSRRHPFSLIESPDDHFLPLWFKAVEVCFQVSLEFWWIHHVVRLIGLLQRITPQWIDPLWSALLFRGHPLLLSHFGSTLGWLEVTTTHRHGSDLVIHCQQFSAGDDGQKIPSFPLITIGRALAGQLPCQTGTVTRFMDLLAIEQFLTEIRAAGINYHVGRPISEDGRQAALQ
- a CDS encoding PilZ domain-containing protein, whose product is MDLRRHQRFPVHFHSMLSGPKLSESTGTIVNLSEGGCCVETKSQVYTGIQLALRLHVPGEEAPIRVEQAAVRWTRGHELGVGFITLTPPHKERLSHFLERLKREQQA
- a CDS encoding lysophospholipid acyltransferase family protein; protein product: MSRPTLSRIKQAGRILRLVNHLAKGVLLVWIVFPHVNSTQRDAIIVEWSQEMLGILHARLRLLGDVPPVTLSSVLFAANHISWLDILAINAFRRVRFVAKAEVRQLPIVGWLAARAGTTFIRRSRSYELTRVAKTVSRSLRKGHCVALFPEGTTSDGTSLRPFHSGLFESAIDAEATVWPVGLRYPGPDGTADVGAAFLGEDSLIASMLRIVARPATEIQMWFAPPLIAAGSTRRELAQQAEDVIARWVEGSRGRADVPARLHIMVTDPCSPPLSTA
- a CDS encoding DedA family protein; amino-acid sequence: MEAGFDWIGRYRYGAIFTLLMLGIVGLPISDESLLIFVGYLSFKGTLQLEPAVVTAFLGSASGITISYALGRFVGLPALLKFGYLFHLRPDHLAKAQQWVERWGRYSLLVAYFIPGLRHLGALILGAALLPPTVFARFAYTGALIWSTSFIGIGYIGGEEWNQLSPLMHRTLVVVTLLVLLTLAIGVAWCLVRRTLRSYSRASGE
- a CDS encoding aldo/keto reductase, whose protein sequence is MLQRRSPTVHSILPPSREIPRRPLGKTGVEVSVLALGGAHLGRIDCEKNAIKLIHEAIAAGLTFFDNAWEYHDGRSEDWMGKALVGRRHKVFVMTKVCTHGRNKKLAFKQLEESLRRLRTDYIDLWQIHEVIYPDEPHQHFSPNGSIEALMEAKRQGKVRFVGFTGHKDPAIHLKMLQYGFPWDTCQLPLNVFDGTFRSFERTVLPELIRLSIAPLAMKTLSGNGDPIRQGILTAEEALRYVLSLPIASVVSGVDSLEVLHQNVRIAHQFTPMTEDEMEALRRRVESYATDGRFEGFKSSDIYDSAIGREQHRERAA